A single window of Cytobacillus dafuensis DNA harbors:
- a CDS encoding putative periplasmic lipoprotein: MKKLLLIFAIAALLTACTHYSGGEPVDQQKEEVNEDEKGKSEEVAEAKIKSLEEEDKILAEQEEQINTLMKVRNIITNNLGARTNIKKDRIVEVEVNDHAGTEAEGDKIILITLNGDENLTSEMTVKGLLMNSGVVFQKVFKNEEVEEVALFWQLPLVNSYANTTDENVIKITLTKDTFNKIEWKNFDYNNFKEVADQFWMHDALKE, from the coding sequence TTGAAGAAGTTATTACTTATATTTGCAATAGCTGCCCTTTTAACAGCTTGCACTCATTACTCTGGAGGAGAACCAGTTGATCAACAAAAGGAAGAAGTAAATGAGGATGAGAAAGGGAAATCTGAGGAAGTGGCCGAGGCTAAGATAAAAAGCCTTGAAGAAGAGGATAAGATATTAGCAGAACAAGAAGAGCAGATTAATACTTTAATGAAGGTAAGAAATATAATCACAAATAATCTCGGTGCAAGGACCAACATAAAAAAAGACAGGATAGTGGAAGTGGAGGTAAATGACCATGCTGGAACCGAAGCTGAGGGAGATAAAATTATTCTTATTACTCTTAATGGGGATGAAAACCTTACTTCAGAAATGACTGTTAAGGGCCTGTTAATGAATAGTGGAGTAGTGTTTCAAAAAGTGTTTAAAAATGAAGAAGTTGAGGAAGTCGCTTTGTTTTGGCAATTACCTTTAGTTAATTCTTATGCGAACACAACTGACGAAAATGTGATTAAAATTACTTTAACAAAAGATACTTTTAATAAGATTGAGTGGAAAAACTTTGACTATAATAATTTTAAAGAAGTTGCAGATCAATTTTGGATGCACGATGCATTAAAAGAATAA
- a CDS encoding TRAP transporter large permease, with translation MNLFFLGGMGTLLLIGLPVAFTLGLLAIGGMYFFNGGTFAFMQIPIISYKALDSFELTALPLYVLMSQILLVCGVGKDLYEMASRWFRHLPGGLAVATIFCCTIFSAISGSSVATAVTVGSVALPEMVKRGYTKKYVLGLLAAGGTLGILIPPSVPMILYGNITGESVGKLFIAGIVPGILLTLLFTIFASWQTRHIKDKPATWPERFEASKKAIWGLILPIIIIGGIYTGIFTPTEAAAVGVVISLLIGGLAYRNLTIKNMKEILFSTVQTNAMILFIIVGAMLLGFILTVLRIPQSITEFTTSWDVSPWIIFILINIVLLILGCFLETVSIIVITVPILYPIITALGFDPIWFAIILVINMELALITPPVGLNLFVLKGVDRTTSISEIVKGVYPYAIIMILFIVVLAFFPEIATYLTDTGKVK, from the coding sequence ATGAATCTATTTTTTCTTGGTGGAATGGGAACTCTCCTATTAATCGGTTTACCAGTTGCTTTTACTCTTGGACTTTTGGCAATCGGAGGAATGTACTTTTTTAATGGAGGTACATTTGCCTTCATGCAGATTCCTATTATCTCTTATAAAGCATTAGATTCCTTTGAACTGACTGCCTTACCATTATACGTATTGATGAGTCAGATATTATTAGTCTGCGGTGTTGGAAAAGACTTATACGAAATGGCTAGCAGATGGTTTAGGCATTTACCAGGGGGACTTGCAGTTGCTACCATTTTCTGCTGTACAATATTTTCAGCCATCTCTGGCTCTAGTGTCGCAACAGCAGTAACGGTAGGTTCAGTTGCTCTTCCAGAAATGGTGAAGCGAGGTTATACGAAGAAATATGTTCTAGGCCTTCTTGCAGCGGGTGGAACTTTAGGAATATTAATTCCTCCAAGTGTTCCGATGATTCTTTATGGAAATATAACAGGGGAATCTGTAGGAAAGCTTTTTATTGCGGGGATTGTTCCTGGTATATTACTAACATTATTGTTTACAATATTTGCTTCATGGCAAACACGACACATCAAAGATAAACCAGCAACTTGGCCTGAAAGATTTGAAGCTTCAAAGAAGGCAATATGGGGTCTGATTTTACCAATTATTATTATCGGCGGTATTTATACTGGAATATTTACTCCAACAGAGGCTGCTGCAGTTGGTGTAGTTATCAGTTTGTTAATAGGTGGACTTGCCTACCGTAATTTAACGATTAAAAATATGAAGGAAATATTATTTTCGACTGTACAAACGAATGCAATGATCCTTTTCATAATCGTTGGTGCGATGCTGCTTGGTTTTATTCTAACTGTTCTTAGAATTCCACAATCGATAACAGAATTTACTACATCTTGGGATGTCTCACCATGGATTATCTTTATTTTAATTAACATCGTTCTACTCATATTAGGATGTTTCTTAGAAACGGTATCAATTATTGTAATAACAGTACCAATTCTGTATCCAATTATCACAGCGCTTGGCTTTGATCCAATATGGTTTGCTATTATTTTGGTAATCAATATGGAATTAGCACTCATTACACCTCCTGTCGGATTGAATTTATTTGTGCTAAAAGGAGTCGATCGGACAACCTCGATTTCGGAAATTGTAAAGGGTGTTTATCCATATGCGATTATCATGATATTATTTATCGTTGTTCTAGCATTTTTCCCGGAAATCGCAACGTATTTAACAGATACAGGTAAAGTGAAATAA
- a CDS encoding TRAP transporter small permease — translation MNFLKLLYKNIDRMIRLGGFISGIFIVLITGMIFYEVLSRAFFNSPTVFATELSIYSLIGSCFIGSGYALRTFSHITVDLVINIVSDKVKTILAILSNFLGLLFSVIFTWYGIHHVQSTYTLGVTSSSLLRVPMYLPELLLPIGGILLCFAFVLQIVDCFNKKGEPQA, via the coding sequence ATGAATTTTTTAAAATTACTTTATAAAAACATAGACAGGATGATTCGTTTAGGAGGATTCATTTCTGGAATTTTTATTGTACTGATCACAGGAATGATCTTTTATGAGGTGCTTTCACGTGCATTCTTTAATTCTCCAACTGTATTTGCTACAGAATTATCAATTTATTCACTCATTGGGAGCTGTTTTATCGGGAGTGGCTATGCGTTAAGAACATTTTCCCATATTACAGTAGACTTAGTTATAAATATAGTATCAGACAAAGTGAAAACTATTTTGGCAATATTATCAAATTTTCTAGGATTGCTTTTTAGTGTCATTTTCACATGGTATGGAATTCATCATGTCCAGAGTACTTACACATTAGGTGTTACGTCTTCATCTTTGTTAAGGGTTCCCATGTATTTGCCTGAATTGCTGCTTCCAATCGGTGGAATTTTACTTTGTTTCGCTTTTGTATTACAGATAGTAGATTGTTTTAACAAGAAAGGAGAGCCTCAGGCATGA
- a CDS encoding TRAP transporter substrate-binding protein — protein sequence MKKLTASILALFLVMGILAACGGQVSKEPASSSGESGAENGGDGYEKATIRLAYNLPQDHHIAVGIEEFAKKVTEKSGGKVNVQVYPAGQLLSDKEMNQSILTGGVEMGVNSSTLWASTVPAMGIFDVPYIFPNYEAAGNALSGEMGNKLKEAMEEKGAKVLFFADYGYAQFVNNVRPLKKPEDFKGLKIRSIGDIPSELIKAYGGSPVFMGGGEVYMALQRNTVDGATSGTTAMVQRKYDEVVKYLTINNYSYLEFILAVNKKYWDNLPEKTQKLIEETASETEQWIREQAKAEDAKTAKELEEKGMEVYVVPESELQVWKDAAKPVYDIFLDQSGDLGKELLDLVETGN from the coding sequence ATGAAAAAATTAACAGCAAGCATTTTAGCTTTGTTTCTTGTAATGGGAATCTTAGCAGCTTGTGGAGGACAAGTGTCAAAAGAACCTGCATCATCTTCAGGGGAAAGCGGAGCAGAAAATGGTGGAGATGGATATGAAAAAGCAACAATCAGATTAGCATATAACCTGCCACAGGATCACCATATTGCAGTTGGTATTGAAGAATTTGCAAAGAAAGTGACTGAAAAATCTGGCGGTAAAGTAAATGTCCAAGTTTATCCAGCTGGACAGCTTTTAAGTGACAAAGAAATGAACCAATCTATTTTAACAGGCGGAGTTGAAATGGGTGTGAACTCTTCAACTTTATGGGCTTCTACAGTTCCTGCAATGGGAATTTTTGATGTTCCTTACATTTTTCCTAACTATGAAGCAGCCGGTAATGCACTTTCTGGAGAAATGGGAAACAAGCTTAAAGAAGCAATGGAAGAAAAAGGTGCAAAAGTTTTATTTTTTGCAGACTATGGTTATGCGCAGTTTGTTAATAATGTTAGACCGCTAAAAAAGCCTGAGGATTTCAAAGGACTAAAAATTAGAAGTATTGGTGATATCCCTTCAGAATTAATTAAAGCTTACGGTGGTTCTCCAGTATTTATGGGTGGTGGAGAAGTATACATGGCATTACAGCGTAACACAGTTGATGGTGCAACATCTGGAACAACTGCCATGGTGCAAAGAAAATACGATGAAGTTGTAAAATATTTAACTATTAATAATTATTCATACTTAGAATTTATATTAGCTGTCAATAAAAAATACTGGGATAACCTTCCGGAAAAAACACAAAAGCTAATCGAGGAAACTGCCTCAGAAACAGAACAATGGATTCGTGAACAGGCAAAAGCAGAAGATGCAAAAACAGCAAAAGAATTAGAAGAAAAAGGCATGGAAGTTTATGTTGTCCCTGAATCCGAGCTTCAAGTATGGAAGGATGCTGCAAAACCTGTTTATGATATTTTCCTAGACCAATCAGGTGATCTCGGGAAAGAACTACTTGATCTTGTGGAAACAGGTAATTAA
- a CDS encoding hydroxymethylglutaryl-CoA lyase → MEKVSIIEVSPRDGLQNDPVFIPTVKKSKLIYLLAEAGINHIEASSFVHPMKVPQMADAEEVIKSCAVLNDIEITALIPNVKGFERATKFPINEVNWVTAATETFNQRNIGISIEDNFKEFTKLKDKIDQTKMKMCFSIAVSFGCPYEGNVNPDVVLKLVERAVEAGADRIGIADTIGIADPEQTFRLLSRVLEVTGKTPVAIHLHDTRGLGLTNAYAAFNAGVRIFETSASGIGGCPFAPGAAGNLATEDLVYMFNRMSIDTGINFERLLEAADYAASLSSKTPLGRIRQVVRKKII, encoded by the coding sequence ATGGAGAAGGTTTCCATTATTGAGGTTAGTCCTCGCGATGGTTTGCAAAATGATCCGGTATTTATACCAACCGTTAAGAAAAGTAAATTGATCTATTTATTAGCTGAAGCTGGTATTAATCATATCGAAGCAAGCTCATTTGTTCATCCTATGAAAGTTCCTCAAATGGCAGATGCTGAAGAAGTGATTAAATCATGTGCTGTACTAAATGATATTGAAATCACTGCCCTTATTCCGAATGTAAAAGGCTTTGAGCGTGCAACGAAATTCCCAATTAACGAAGTGAACTGGGTAACTGCTGCTACCGAAACATTCAATCAGCGCAATATTGGGATAAGCATTGAAGATAATTTTAAAGAGTTTACTAAATTAAAAGATAAAATCGATCAGACCAAAATGAAAATGTGCTTTTCAATAGCAGTTAGCTTTGGCTGTCCTTATGAAGGTAACGTGAATCCAGATGTAGTTCTAAAATTAGTAGAGCGAGCAGTAGAAGCAGGTGCTGATCGGATTGGTATTGCAGATACGATTGGTATCGCCGATCCAGAGCAAACTTTTCGATTGCTTTCTCGTGTATTAGAAGTAACTGGGAAGACACCTGTTGCTATTCACCTTCACGATACGAGAGGTCTTGGTCTTACAAACGCATACGCGGCATTTAATGCAGGCGTTAGAATTTTCGAAACGTCAGCTAGTGGGATTGGCGGCTGCCCTTTTGCACCTGGAGCAGCAGGGAATCTCGCTACAGAAGATTTAGTTTATATGTTTAATAGAATGTCGATAGATACCGGAATAAATTTTGAACGTTTATTGGAAGCAGCTGACTATGCAGCAAGTTTATCAAGTAAAACCCCACTTGGAAGAATACGCCAAGTAGTAAGGAAAAAAATAATATAA
- a CDS encoding CaiB/BaiF CoA transferase family protein produces MAKKMPLEGIRVLELGNLVAAPFAGKIFAEFGAEVIKVEEPKKGDPLRNWRIMHGDNSVWWYVQARNKKSITINLRDQQGQEIVKKLAGEVDVVLENFRPGTLEKWGIGYEHLSEINPSLIMTRISGYGQTGPNSHKPGFGSVAEAFGGLRFLTGYPDRPPVRVGIAIGDLVAGLYAVIGTIMAVRARDNDPEKKGQLIDVALYEAVFSLLEGILPEYDLTGLIRERTGSTLPGIAPSNTYECADGKYLVIGANGDSIFQRLMKTMGREDLANDPKLANNQGRADNVEFIDKTIEEWTKQRPLKEVQKLLDDASVPVGPIYSIKDIVKDEQFKSRKMLEPIELPTGETVLAPGVVPKLSETPGNLKWIGPTLGEHNDEIFKDLINMDANEIAKLKQSGVI; encoded by the coding sequence TTGGCAAAAAAAATGCCTCTTGAAGGTATAAGAGTATTAGAGTTAGGTAATTTAGTTGCAGCGCCTTTTGCAGGTAAAATATTCGCAGAATTTGGGGCGGAAGTTATAAAAGTGGAAGAGCCAAAAAAAGGAGACCCACTCAGAAATTGGAGAATCATGCATGGAGATAATTCAGTTTGGTGGTATGTCCAAGCAAGAAATAAAAAATCAATTACCATTAATTTACGAGATCAACAAGGGCAGGAAATAGTAAAAAAGCTTGCTGGTGAAGTAGATGTTGTTCTAGAAAATTTTCGCCCAGGTACGTTGGAGAAATGGGGAATTGGCTACGAGCACTTAAGTGAAATTAACCCAAGTCTGATAATGACAAGAATATCTGGTTATGGCCAAACGGGACCTAATAGCCACAAGCCTGGTTTCGGAAGTGTCGCTGAAGCGTTTGGAGGTTTAAGATTTTTAACTGGTTATCCTGATAGACCACCTGTAAGAGTTGGAATTGCAATAGGAGATTTAGTTGCAGGACTTTATGCTGTTATCGGAACAATTATGGCGGTAAGAGCACGTGACAATGATCCTGAGAAGAAAGGCCAGCTAATTGATGTTGCGCTATATGAGGCTGTCTTTAGTTTATTAGAAGGAATCCTTCCGGAATACGATTTAACAGGATTAATCCGTGAAAGAACTGGTAGTACTTTACCTGGCATAGCACCATCGAATACCTATGAATGTGCTGACGGTAAGTATTTAGTCATTGGGGCTAATGGTGATAGTATTTTTCAGCGATTAATGAAAACGATGGGGAGAGAAGATTTAGCAAATGATCCAAAGTTAGCAAACAATCAAGGGCGTGCTGACAATGTTGAGTTCATTGACAAAACAATTGAAGAATGGACTAAACAACGTCCCCTTAAAGAAGTTCAAAAATTACTAGATGATGCTTCAGTACCGGTAGGCCCGATTTATAGTATTAAGGATATTGTTAAAGATGAACAATTTAAGTCTAGAAAAATGCTGGAACCAATCGAACTTCCGACTGGCGAAACAGTACTAGCACCTGGCGTAGTGCCTAAATTATCAGAAACTCCTGGTAATCTGAAATGGATTGGCCCTACTCTAGGTGAGCATAACGATGAAATTTTTAAAGATTTAATTAATATGGATGCTAATGAAATTGCGAAATTAAAGCAGTCGGGGGTTATATAA
- a CDS encoding GntR family transcriptional regulator has translation MTKKIIRRDTLLDQVYEYLRDQIVTGGIEPGQRLIEEKIAEELGVSRSPVREAIRRLEKDGLVVEQLQGGVTVYNPTIKDYQFLYECRIELEPLAAMYAAERRTEKHIEEMEYILNISAVEVKENNMKKIHELNQRFHQIIVESSENPFLIKMITELRGVISFYRSTILEINPMRKETALRDHYNIFLAIKEKNKEKAKQNMRKHLEADYQLYLG, from the coding sequence ATGACAAAGAAAATTATTAGAAGAGATACTTTGTTAGATCAGGTTTATGAATATTTACGAGATCAAATTGTTACAGGTGGAATTGAACCAGGTCAGAGATTGATAGAAGAGAAAATTGCTGAAGAACTAGGGGTCAGCCGCAGTCCGGTTCGTGAGGCCATTCGGAGGTTAGAAAAGGATGGACTAGTTGTTGAACAGCTCCAAGGTGGAGTCACAGTATATAATCCAACAATAAAAGATTATCAATTCTTATATGAATGTAGAATCGAGCTTGAGCCACTAGCTGCCATGTATGCTGCCGAAAGAAGGACTGAAAAACATATAGAAGAGATGGAATACATATTAAATATTTCAGCAGTTGAGGTAAAAGAAAACAATATGAAAAAAATTCACGAATTAAATCAAAGATTTCACCAAATTATTGTGGAATCGAGCGAAAACCCTTTCTTAATTAAAATGATTACTGAGTTGAGGGGAGTTATAAGTTTTTATAGAAGCACCATTTTAGAAATTAATCCTATGAGAAAAGAAACGGCCCTTAGGGATCATTACAATATTTTTCTTGCGATTAAAGAGAAAAACAAGGAAAAAGCCAAACAAAATATGAGGAAGCATCTTGAAGCAGATTATCAGCTTTACTTAGGATAA
- the pssA gene encoding CDP-diacylglycerol--serine O-phosphatidyltransferase, giving the protein MRIKKAIPNMLTLGNLYCGFLSIGFAANGQFNNAAILILIGMMLDSMDGRLARMLNADSQLGKELDSLADIVTFGVAPSFLIFYTYFFQFGMIGFFVAGLFPLFGAYRLARFNISSTKSSMNYFVGVPITAAGGILAILTLFGDKIPQIITTVVFTGMCFLMVSKIRIPSLKEIPLPKYGTIVTIFLGCLLYIIYETGTHGQFPYLIYIAAPLYIAYLAYRFVKGKNKKHE; this is encoded by the coding sequence GTGCGAATAAAAAAAGCAATCCCAAACATGCTTACACTTGGAAACTTATATTGTGGTTTTTTGTCTATTGGATTTGCGGCAAACGGCCAGTTTAACAATGCAGCTATATTAATTTTAATCGGTATGATGCTGGACAGTATGGACGGTAGACTTGCTAGAATGTTAAATGCTGACAGTCAATTAGGGAAAGAACTGGACTCATTGGCCGATATCGTTACTTTTGGAGTGGCTCCATCATTTTTAATTTTTTATACATATTTTTTTCAATTTGGGATGATAGGATTTTTCGTCGCAGGATTATTCCCATTATTCGGGGCATATCGCTTGGCAAGGTTTAACATTAGTTCAACTAAATCCTCGATGAACTATTTTGTTGGTGTACCTATAACCGCGGCTGGTGGAATTTTAGCTATTCTTACTTTATTTGGAGATAAAATACCTCAAATAATCACAACAGTTGTTTTTACAGGAATGTGTTTTTTAATGGTAAGCAAAATTAGAATCCCGAGCCTAAAAGAAATTCCTTTACCAAAGTACGGTACAATCGTTACAATCTTTCTCGGCTGTCTGCTTTATATTATTTACGAAACAGGTACACATGGTCAGTTTCCATATTTAATTTATATTGCTGCTCCGCTGTATATTGCTTATTTAGCCTATCGATTTGTAAAAGGCAAGAATAAAAAACATGAATGA
- a CDS encoding fatty acid--CoA ligase, whose protein sequence is MTITIGKIFDLTVEKYPNKEALYDVKKNLRFTFKEWSLEVNKLANAFLLEGVKKGDIVSTYLFNTEELATVFFACAKIGAIFNPINFRLMSEEVAYILTDAQPKIVIYEKMLEAGICPITTRFPQTSFLAIDGDVPSYAASYKEKVSAAPISELKTEIHEDDVYAIMYTSGTTGRPKGVVHRHREMVEQSLICISATKLDKNDNGLVIAPMFHCAELHVAFLPRVHVGAKSTILHHFDPKIVLQLINDEKITKFFAAPTMWNMLLQENLEVYQLESLKLGLYGAAPMAPTLVKACREKLGIQLVQAYGMTEMGPAISFLTEDDQIRKAGSAGQACLNHEIRIVRPREDGPSEPNDIVPIGESGEIIVKGPCMMSGYYNRTEATKNALYRGWYYSGDIGYLDDEGYLWVKDRVDDMIISGGENIYPREVEDVLYTHSGVLDVAVIGQPDDQWGETVTAFVVKKDQSLSEKDLDDCCKNSMELANYKRPRKYIFCDVLPRNASGKIQKFMLRKQLEELF, encoded by the coding sequence ATGACAATAACAATCGGAAAAATATTTGACTTAACAGTAGAAAAATATCCGAACAAGGAAGCTTTATATGATGTGAAAAAGAATTTAAGATTCACTTTTAAAGAGTGGAGTCTTGAAGTGAATAAGCTAGCCAATGCATTTTTGCTAGAAGGTGTTAAAAAAGGGGATATCGTTTCAACCTATTTATTCAACACTGAGGAATTAGCAACTGTATTTTTTGCCTGTGCAAAAATAGGTGCCATATTTAATCCGATTAATTTCCGTTTGATGTCTGAAGAAGTCGCATATATTCTTACAGATGCACAACCAAAGATTGTCATTTATGAAAAAATGCTTGAAGCAGGTATTTGTCCGATTACTACACGTTTTCCTCAAACATCCTTCTTGGCGATAGATGGTGATGTTCCTTCATATGCTGCAAGCTATAAAGAGAAAGTATCTGCAGCTCCAATATCTGAACTAAAGACAGAAATACATGAAGATGATGTCTATGCAATTATGTATACGAGCGGTACAACCGGCAGGCCAAAAGGAGTTGTTCACCGTCACCGCGAAATGGTTGAGCAGAGCTTAATTTGTATTAGTGCGACAAAACTAGATAAAAATGATAATGGGCTCGTTATAGCACCGATGTTTCATTGTGCTGAATTACACGTTGCGTTTTTACCACGTGTACATGTCGGTGCAAAAAGTACGATACTCCATCATTTTGACCCTAAAATAGTGCTTCAATTAATTAATGATGAGAAAATTACAAAGTTCTTTGCAGCACCAACAATGTGGAATATGCTGCTACAAGAAAATCTTGAGGTATATCAGCTAGAAAGCTTAAAGCTAGGACTTTATGGAGCGGCTCCAATGGCGCCAACACTCGTCAAGGCATGTAGAGAAAAATTAGGAATTCAACTCGTTCAGGCTTATGGTATGACGGAAATGGGTCCAGCAATTTCATTTCTGACAGAAGATGATCAGATTAGGAAAGCCGGCTCGGCCGGTCAAGCTTGCCTAAATCATGAAATTAGAATTGTTCGGCCAAGAGAGGATGGTCCTTCAGAGCCAAATGATATTGTTCCGATTGGAGAGTCAGGAGAAATAATTGTAAAAGGTCCTTGCATGATGAGCGGATATTATAATAGAACAGAAGCTACCAAGAATGCGTTATATCGTGGCTGGTATTATTCTGGAGACATTGGCTACCTTGATGATGAAGGATATCTATGGGTGAAAGACCGAGTAGATGACATGATTATTAGCGGGGGAGAGAATATTTACCCTCGAGAAGTAGAAGATGTTCTTTATACACATAGTGGTGTCTTGGATGTAGCAGTCATTGGTCAGCCAGACGATCAATGGGGAGAGACAGTAACGGCATTCGTGGTGAAAAAAGATCAAAGTCTTTCGGAAAAGGATCTCGACGATTGCTGTAAAAATAGTATGGAGCTGGCTAATTACAAGAGACCACGAAAATATATTTTTTGCGATGTTCTACCTAGAAATGCGAGTGGAAAAATTCAAAAATTCATGCTCAGAAAGCAGCTTGAAGAATTATTTTAA
- a CDS encoding excalibur calcium-binding domain-containing protein codes for MKKIGTIFLSALLAIGFSYSANTSTVDAKSPIMAKKYQNCKELNKDYAGGVAKTASAKNKGGKTKYKPHISKELYDANQSKDRDGDLIACER; via the coding sequence ATGAAAAAAATAGGTACTATTTTCCTTTCAGCTTTATTAGCTATTGGTTTTTCCTACAGCGCCAATACTAGTACTGTTGATGCAAAATCTCCAATAATGGCAAAAAAATATCAGAATTGTAAAGAGCTGAATAAAGATTATGCAGGAGGAGTCGCTAAAACAGCTTCTGCTAAAAATAAAGGTGGAAAAACAAAGTATAAACCACATATTTCAAAAGAACTGTATGACGCAAATCAATCAAAAGACCGTGATGGTGACTTAATCGCTTGTGAAAGATAA
- a CDS encoding RNA polymerase sigma factor — MENSSVDMKEICDLYHKRLFHVAYGITRDYYLAQDVVQETLIKAYLKINTIQEKEKIGAWLSAIATRTAIDFIRKERKTNENIEAYADLDNAQIKMNHNVEEEVEINLLNEKINDCINSLSIDQKRVFMLKIRHGLKEREIAELLELNQNTVKTKLYRVRKYLKQMLVEKDLA; from the coding sequence GTGGAGAATTCTTCAGTTGATATGAAGGAGATTTGTGATCTTTATCATAAGCGTCTATTCCATGTAGCTTACGGTATTACACGAGATTATTATCTAGCTCAAGATGTTGTGCAGGAGACACTCATTAAGGCTTACCTAAAAATCAACACGATTCAAGAAAAAGAGAAAATAGGTGCCTGGCTTTCTGCAATTGCAACAAGAACTGCGATTGACTTTATCCGAAAGGAAAGGAAAACGAATGAAAATATTGAAGCATATGCGGATTTAGACAATGCCCAAATAAAAATGAATCATAATGTAGAAGAGGAAGTGGAGATCAATCTCCTCAATGAAAAAATCAACGATTGCATAAACTCCCTCTCTATTGATCAAAAAAGGGTTTTTATGCTAAAAATTAGACATGGTTTGAAGGAAAGAGAGATAGCAGAGCTGCTAGAATTAAATCAAAATACCGTCAAGACTAAATTATATCGGGTACGCAAGTATTTGAAGCAAATGCTAGTGGAAAAGGACTTGGCATAG